One window of Thermoanaerobaculia bacterium genomic DNA carries:
- a CDS encoding YdcF family protein: MRRALLKLWRDMGPGGPSSITLAMLSAVLGLGLPVAWRIPAVLRHARRDERAPADLILVLGRELRDNRPTPVFRARLEHGARLLREGWAPRIVVSGGVTGDSRVSEAEAGRDHLLAAGLPGSAVLVEAGSRHTLENLFNVRETLRRERWQRLILVSDPLHLARAATMARGLSLEVLLSPAADCPPERGSARWFLRAAHEAFLLHWYHVGLLYSRAIRSERLLGRVT; this comes from the coding sequence ATGAGGCGAGCCCTGCTCAAACTCTGGCGGGACATGGGTCCCGGCGGCCCCTCGTCGATCACGCTCGCGATGCTCTCGGCCGTCCTCGGGCTCGGTCTCCCGGTCGCGTGGCGGATCCCTGCGGTCCTTCGTCATGCGCGTCGCGACGAGCGCGCGCCCGCCGACCTGATCCTCGTCCTCGGACGCGAGCTGCGCGACAACCGCCCGACGCCGGTCTTTCGCGCGCGCCTCGAACACGGCGCCCGCCTGCTTCGTGAAGGCTGGGCGCCCCGGATCGTCGTCTCCGGCGGCGTGACGGGCGACAGTCGGGTGAGCGAGGCCGAGGCCGGGCGCGATCATCTGCTCGCTGCGGGGCTCCCCGGGTCGGCGGTGCTCGTCGAGGCCGGCAGCCGGCACACGCTCGAGAACCTGTTCAATGTGCGGGAGACGCTGCGCCGCGAACGTTGGCAGCGCCTGATCCTGGTCTCCGATCCGCTCCACCTGGCCCGCGCCGCCACCATGGCGCGCGGCCTCAGCCTCGAAGTGCTGCTCTCGCCGGCCGCCGACTGCCCGCCGGAGCGCGGCAGCGCGCGCTGGTTCCTGCGCGCTGCCCACGAGGCGTTCCTGCTCCACTGGTATCACGTGGGCCTGCTCTACAGCCGCGCCATCCGGTCGGAACGGCTCCTGGGCAGAGTGACCTGA
- a CDS encoding sigma-54-dependent Fis family transcriptional regulator, whose translation MIGSILIVDDEASLLDFLSVLCTSEGLQVATARSVREAREQLAERTPDLVLCDMMMPDGNGLELLKEIKAGESRTSVIMMTAYTSTKNAIDAMKLGAYDYVPKPFDIDELKAVLQRALEKNRLYEENTYLRRELEQRYAFKNIIGRSPRMQAIFGLIERVARTASTVLIHGESGTGKELIARAIHFSSPRATQRVLSINCGAMPENLLESELFGHERGSFTGALRDKKGLFQEASHGTLFLDEIGEMSLPMQVKLLRVLQEKVVRRVGGSSEDPVDVRIIAATNQNLVEKIGRGEFREDLFYRINVIPISIPPLRARREDIPLLVDHFLHKYSAALGVPAKRISAEAMRLLEGHSWPGNVRELENLIERAIALSTGSAITAADLPTSLAGSGTRDEQGVALPPEGIDLEGLLEGIRADVMRQALERSGGVQTQAAELLRMSFRSFRYYARKAGITGVQD comes from the coding sequence ATGATCGGGAGCATTCTGATCGTCGACGACGAGGCGAGCCTTCTCGATTTCCTGTCCGTCCTCTGCACCAGCGAAGGGCTTCAGGTGGCCACCGCCCGCTCGGTGCGCGAGGCCCGGGAGCAGCTCGCCGAGCGCACCCCCGACCTGGTGCTGTGCGACATGATGATGCCGGACGGCAACGGCCTCGAACTGCTGAAGGAGATCAAGGCTGGCGAGTCGCGCACCTCGGTCATCATGATGACCGCCTACACGTCCACGAAGAACGCCATCGACGCGATGAAACTGGGCGCCTACGACTACGTGCCCAAGCCGTTCGACATCGACGAGCTCAAGGCGGTGCTGCAGCGCGCTCTCGAGAAGAACCGGCTCTATGAAGAGAACACCTACCTGCGGCGCGAGCTCGAGCAGCGCTACGCATTCAAGAACATCATCGGGCGCAGCCCGCGGATGCAGGCGATCTTCGGCCTCATCGAACGCGTCGCCCGCACCGCCTCGACCGTCCTGATCCACGGCGAGAGCGGCACGGGCAAGGAGCTCATCGCCCGCGCCATCCACTTCTCGAGCCCCCGGGCCACCCAGCGCGTCCTGTCGATCAACTGCGGCGCCATGCCCGAGAACCTTCTCGAGAGCGAGCTCTTCGGCCACGAGCGCGGCTCCTTCACCGGCGCGCTGCGCGACAAGAAGGGTCTCTTTCAGGAGGCCAGCCACGGCACGCTCTTTCTCGACGAGATCGGCGAGATGAGCCTGCCGATGCAGGTCAAGCTTCTGCGCGTGCTGCAGGAGAAGGTCGTCCGGCGGGTCGGCGGCTCGAGCGAGGACCCTGTGGACGTCCGGATCATTGCGGCCACCAACCAGAATCTGGTGGAGAAGATCGGCCGCGGAGAGTTCCGCGAGGATCTGTTCTACCGTATCAACGTCATTCCGATCTCGATTCCCCCGCTGCGCGCGCGGCGGGAGGACATCCCTCTGCTGGTCGACCACTTCCTGCACAAGTACAGCGCCGCCCTGGGCGTGCCGGCGAAACGCATCTCGGCCGAGGCCATGCGCCTTCTCGAAGGACACAGCTGGCCCGGCAACGTACGCGAGCTCGAGAACCTGATCGAGCGCGCGATCGCCCTCTCGACTGGCAGCGCCATCACCGCCGCGGACCTCCCCACGTCGCTCGCCGGCTCCGGAACGCGCGACGAACAGGGGGTTGCACTGCCGCCCGAGGGCATCGATCTCGAAGGCCTGCTCGAGGGCATTCGCGCCGACGTCATGCGGCAGGCCCTCGAGCGCAGCGGCGGCGTCCAGACCCAGGCGGCCGAGCTTCTGCGGATGAGCTTCCGCTCGTTCCGCTACTACGCGCGCAAGGCCGGCATCACCGGCGTTCAGGACTGA
- a CDS encoding DUF4388 domain-containing protein — protein MDRPLERTSQYRGDLRQTALPEMLAIIHQTRVAGVIEAVLGDVAKRIFLENGYVVHAASSDLADSLGGYLRRSGKLSEGDFHVAMANRGAGNKRLGEVLIEQGTLAPAQVFQAIREHVEAIVWSLFAWEEGTVTFHLGALDTRELVRIQIPLRQVVVQGVKRAANAKSLVTRMGGKDTLFVPSYKLEDLIEVALDAEEYKLLAMVDGKRTVYELATKGPLAPPENARLLYAYSVLQLIRKVGVAEPAAAPGVIKIKLRPEG, from the coding sequence ATGGACCGACCCTTGGAACGCACCTCCCAGTACCGCGGCGACCTGCGACAGACGGCGCTGCCGGAGATGCTCGCGATCATCCACCAGACGCGGGTCGCCGGGGTGATCGAGGCCGTGCTCGGCGATGTCGCCAAACGGATCTTTCTCGAGAACGGCTACGTCGTGCACGCCGCGTCGTCCGATCTCGCCGACAGCCTCGGCGGCTACCTGCGACGCTCCGGCAAGCTCTCGGAGGGGGACTTCCATGTCGCGATGGCGAATCGCGGAGCGGGGAACAAGCGGCTCGGAGAGGTACTGATCGAACAGGGCACGCTCGCCCCGGCGCAGGTCTTTCAGGCGATCCGCGAGCACGTCGAAGCGATCGTCTGGAGCCTTTTCGCCTGGGAGGAGGGCACCGTCACCTTTCACCTCGGCGCCCTCGACACGCGCGAACTGGTGCGCATTCAGATCCCCCTCCGGCAGGTCGTGGTTCAGGGCGTCAAGCGGGCGGCGAACGCCAAGTCGCTGGTCACCAGGATGGGCGGCAAGGACACGCTCTTCGTGCCCTCCTACAAACTCGAAGACCTGATCGAAGTGGCGCTCGATGCCGAGGAGTACAAGCTCCTCGCCATGGTCGACGGCAAGCGGACGGTCTACGAGCTCGCCACCAAGGGCCCGCTCGCGCCGCCGGAGAACGCCAGGCTCCTCTACGCCTATAGTGTGCTTCAGCTGATTCGGAAGGTCGGGGTCGCCGAACCGGCGGCGGCGCCGGGAGTCATCAAGATCAAGCTGCGTCCCGAAGGCTGA
- a CDS encoding 5-nucleotide phosphatase: MSFCRSSLTALCLLAAATGCRTQVPVEPRTTPASAPAAVSDLTVAPSDDRLGGVLWTQTSAEYRALALAAFARARIELDRALAERGATAALEQQGEFADLPPAVIADVDETLLDNSPYEADRIRAGGRYEAVSWGAWVNRARATPVPGALEFARYAAERGVTIFYVTNRAAPLEAKTRANLEALGFPLAADRDTVLVPGERPDWSSDKTTRRAEVASAFRILLLVGDDLGDFVSGARAAPEARLALADRFADRWQKSWILLPNPYYGSWERALLGNARELSAEEVRRLKMERLRGSGDEPAPRESDNPGKLQD, from the coding sequence ATGTCCTTTTGCAGATCGAGCCTGACCGCCTTGTGCCTCCTGGCCGCGGCCACCGGCTGCCGCACGCAGGTTCCGGTAGAGCCGCGGACGACGCCGGCAAGCGCGCCTGCGGCCGTTTCGGACCTGACGGTCGCCCCGAGCGACGACCGGCTGGGCGGCGTCCTCTGGACGCAGACCTCGGCCGAGTACCGCGCCCTGGCGCTCGCGGCTTTCGCGCGCGCCCGGATCGAGCTCGACCGCGCCCTCGCCGAACGGGGAGCGACAGCGGCGCTCGAGCAGCAGGGCGAGTTCGCCGATCTGCCACCGGCCGTCATCGCCGATGTGGATGAAACCCTGCTCGACAACTCCCCTTACGAGGCCGACCGCATCCGGGCCGGCGGTCGGTACGAAGCGGTCTCCTGGGGCGCCTGGGTGAACCGCGCCCGCGCGACGCCGGTGCCGGGAGCGCTCGAGTTCGCGCGCTATGCCGCCGAACGCGGCGTGACGATCTTCTACGTCACCAATCGGGCCGCCCCCCTCGAAGCGAAGACGCGCGCCAACCTCGAGGCGCTCGGCTTTCCACTGGCGGCCGATCGCGACACCGTACTGGTCCCGGGCGAGCGTCCCGACTGGAGCTCGGACAAGACGACGCGGCGCGCCGAAGTGGCCAGCGCCTTTCGCATCCTGCTGCTCGTCGGCGACGATCTCGGCGACTTCGTGAGCGGCGCGCGAGCGGCGCCGGAGGCGCGCCTGGCGCTCGCGGACCGCTTCGCCGACCGCTGGCAGAAGAGCTGGATCCTGCTGCCGAATCCGTACTACGGCTCGTGGGAGCGGGCGCTCCTGGGGAACGCGCGCGAGCTCTCCGCCGAGGAGGTCCGGCGCCTGAAGATGGAGCGCCTGCGCGGCAGTGGTGACGAGCCGGCGCCTCGGGAATCGGACAATCCAGGGAAGCTCCAGGACTGA
- the rsgA gene encoding ribosome small subunit-dependent GTPase A: MDEHEFDDLPLRQKRGQRRSEGIDRRAERLRAPAPVQRPADPTLPCAQTVSSSSSEAAVDPVVAGEGLVVAITRGQCEVEMDGEIVPCHLPKALAMVQKSDLAVGDRLRVARRPNGELVVAQVLPRQSRLSRPDPLLAHRERVLAANIDLAVVVTALRKPALATGLLDRFLVALAHGGVPAAIVVNKFDLAEAPPAQPSDTAGDPELARLAPYRALRIPFLFCSAKTGLGIEELRDLLAAKTVVFVGHSGVGKSSLLSALSPELDVRVGEVSAMNARGRHTTTRARIYRLPNETRIIDTPGIREFGLWKLSREELSGYFEEFEELSPQCRFNDCSHSHEPQCAVREAAASGALDTSRYETYLRILASLSAER, encoded by the coding sequence ATGGACGAGCACGAGTTCGACGATCTCCCTCTGCGCCAGAAGCGCGGGCAACGGCGCTCGGAGGGTATCGATCGCCGGGCCGAGCGCCTGCGCGCTCCGGCGCCGGTGCAGCGTCCCGCCGACCCGACCTTGCCCTGCGCCCAGACAGTCTCTTCATCCTCGTCCGAAGCCGCGGTCGATCCGGTCGTCGCCGGCGAGGGGCTGGTCGTCGCGATCACGCGCGGACAGTGCGAGGTCGAGATGGACGGCGAGATCGTGCCCTGCCACCTGCCGAAGGCTCTCGCCATGGTGCAGAAGAGCGATCTCGCAGTGGGCGACCGCCTGCGCGTGGCGCGGCGGCCCAACGGCGAACTGGTGGTTGCCCAGGTCCTGCCGCGCCAGAGCCGGCTCTCGCGCCCGGATCCACTGCTCGCCCACCGCGAGCGTGTTCTGGCGGCCAACATCGACCTCGCGGTAGTCGTCACCGCCCTGCGCAAGCCGGCTCTGGCGACCGGGCTGCTGGACCGCTTTCTCGTCGCGCTCGCCCACGGCGGCGTACCCGCAGCGATCGTGGTCAACAAGTTCGATCTGGCGGAAGCACCGCCCGCCCAACCCTCCGACACCGCCGGCGATCCGGAGCTGGCGCGGCTCGCGCCCTATCGCGCATTGCGCATTCCGTTCCTCTTCTGTTCGGCGAAGACCGGACTGGGGATCGAAGAGCTGCGCGACCTGCTCGCCGCGAAGACGGTGGTCTTCGTCGGCCACAGCGGCGTCGGCAAGAGCTCGCTCCTCTCCGCGCTCTCGCCCGAGCTCGACGTGCGGGTGGGAGAGGTTTCGGCGATGAACGCGCGCGGCCGCCACACCACGACCCGGGCGCGGATCTACCGACTGCCGAACGAGACGCGGATCATCGACACCCCGGGCATTCGCGAGTTCGGTCTCTGGAAGCTTTCCCGCGAGGAGCTCTCCGGCTACTTCGAGGAGTTCGAGGAGCTCTCGCCGCAGTGCCGGTTCAACGATTGCAGCCACTCGCACGAGCCCCAATGCGCCGTGCGCGAAGCCGCGGCGTCCGGCGCTCTGGACACCAGCCGTTACGAGACCTATTTGCGGATTCTGGCGTCGCTGTCCGCCGAACGCTGA
- a CDS encoding MGMT family protein: MASAARSRWLRFYAVVGQVPAGSVATYGQIALLAGFPGNARQVGYALAALPEESDLPWQRVINARGEVSPRHEPGRDAFQRHLLEEEGVSFGLSGRVDLARFGWQPGAPRLPRGRGRGRNAGAQRR; encoded by the coding sequence ATGGCCTCAGCCGCCCGGAGCCGCTGGCTCCGCTTCTACGCTGTCGTCGGACAGGTCCCTGCGGGGAGCGTCGCGACCTACGGCCAGATTGCCCTCCTCGCGGGATTTCCGGGCAACGCCCGCCAGGTCGGCTACGCGCTCGCGGCCCTGCCCGAGGAGAGCGACCTGCCCTGGCAGCGCGTCATCAACGCCCGCGGGGAGGTGAGCCCGCGGCACGAGCCGGGCCGCGACGCTTTCCAACGCCACCTGCTCGAAGAGGAGGGCGTCTCCTTCGGGCTCTCGGGCCGGGTCGATCTGGCGCGGTTCGGCTGGCAACCGGGCGCGCCCCGATTGCCGCGCGGTCGCGGCAGGGGCCGCAACGCCGGGGCGCAGCGCCGATGA
- a CDS encoding formylglycine-generating enzyme family protein: protein MALRALRLLASRAARPGLALALFATACGAPPATWIEPATGLEFLLLPAGEFEMGSPATEPGHEVSESRHRVRLTHPVWFGRHEVTQRQWLQVMGENPSRFADCGLDCPVENVNAREVEAFLVRLGRLSGATFRLPTEAEWEYACRAGTTTPFSTGANLTSAQANYDARYPYPGFPAGSFVGRPRPVGSYAPNAWGLFDLHGNVWEWCQDELCPYAAGTATDPVGSCAAELRVIRGGSWTFNADSARCAVRYSHRPEDQGPSLGVRLVRAL, encoded by the coding sequence GTGGCGCTGAGGGCCCTGCGGCTTCTGGCGTCGCGGGCGGCACGCCCGGGTCTCGCCCTGGCACTCTTCGCAACCGCCTGCGGGGCGCCGCCGGCGACCTGGATCGAACCTGCCACCGGGCTGGAGTTCCTCCTCCTGCCCGCCGGGGAGTTCGAGATGGGCAGCCCGGCGACGGAGCCTGGGCACGAGGTCTCCGAGAGTCGGCACCGGGTCCGGCTGACGCACCCGGTCTGGTTCGGTCGCCACGAGGTCACGCAGCGGCAGTGGCTGCAGGTCATGGGGGAGAATCCGAGCCGGTTTGCCGACTGCGGACTCGACTGTCCGGTGGAGAACGTCAACGCGCGCGAGGTCGAGGCGTTTCTCGTTCGGCTGGGCAGGCTCTCGGGTGCGACGTTCCGGTTGCCGACCGAGGCGGAGTGGGAGTACGCCTGCCGGGCCGGGACGACGACCCCGTTCAGCACCGGAGCGAACCTCACCAGCGCGCAGGCCAACTACGACGCCCGCTATCCCTACCCCGGCTTTCCGGCCGGAAGCTTCGTCGGCCGGCCGAGGCCCGTCGGGAGCTACGCCCCGAACGCCTGGGGGCTCTTCGACCTCCACGGCAACGTCTGGGAGTGGTGCCAGGACGAGCTCTGTCCCTATGCCGCGGGCACGGCGACCGATCCCGTCGGTTCCTGCGCCGCCGAGCTGCGGGTCATCCGCGGCGGGAGCTGGACCTTCAACGCCGACAGCGCGCGTTGCGCGGTGCGCTACAGCCATCGTCCGGAAGACCAGGGGCCCAGCCTCGGAGTCCGCCTGGTTCGCGCCCTTTGA
- a CDS encoding FmdB family transcriptional regulator has product MPLYEYLCESCGERTEILQRFGDLSEIVCPSCGAPMRKLPSAPSIQFKGSGFYLTDYAKKSGGTEGTSPRGGSDKAADKAGEKSSEAGTAKSAGAGSDSGGGSSAPDSASSSTPSSAPAPPAAGKTPAGSGGA; this is encoded by the coding sequence ATGCCGCTTTACGAATATCTCTGCGAGTCGTGCGGTGAGCGCACCGAGATCCTGCAGCGCTTCGGCGACCTGTCGGAGATCGTCTGCCCGAGCTGTGGCGCGCCGATGCGCAAGCTCCCGTCCGCGCCGTCGATTCAGTTCAAGGGCAGCGGTTTCTACCTGACCGACTACGCCAAGAAATCGGGCGGCACGGAGGGCACCTCGCCGCGGGGCGGGTCGGACAAGGCCGCCGACAAGGCGGGGGAGAAGAGCAGCGAGGCCGGCACCGCCAAGAGCGCAGGCGCGGGGTCGGACAGCGGCGGCGGCAGCTCGGCGCCGGACTCGGCCTCTTCGAGCACCCCATCGTCGGCCCCCGCCCCTCCCGCCGCCGGCAAGACCCCGGCGGGATCGGGAGGCGCGTGA
- a CDS encoding molybdopterin molybdotransferase MoeA, translated as MIDPEAAWAKLLPHLGPLPAERLSRRRAAGRRLAAATVATTDLPPCDLSALDGFALAGASADEGWFPIAGTRFAGDRDEPGFAGTLAQGWALRIMTGSAVPNGADRVIAVEETVCAGERVRPTAEVAVGAAIRRRGEIVRQGAPLLSAGALLTPAALALLASQGIGEVEVHRAPRLALQLTGNEIVPPEATPAPGQLRDSHSDFLVAELERMNLPVRPLGIARDDLDGLTTSLRAGLEGRDVLLCCGGVSMGEADFLAPALARLGFETLFHGVAIQPGKPLLVAHRSGADGAQLVFGLPGNPASVMVAWWLFVRPALERLLGGPAGCWESALPGNLGSPLGAGRKRDRFVPASLRNEGGRPILTPISPKGSHDLLAFGLAGALVRIRASAPAVVAGAPCEWMHLDR; from the coding sequence ATGATCGATCCCGAAGCCGCCTGGGCGAAGCTCCTGCCGCACCTCGGCCCGCTCCCCGCCGAGCGCCTCTCCCGCCGGCGGGCGGCGGGGCGCCGGCTCGCCGCCGCAACCGTCGCCACCACCGACCTGCCGCCGTGCGACCTCTCCGCCCTCGACGGCTTCGCACTCGCGGGCGCGAGCGCCGACGAGGGCTGGTTTCCGATCGCCGGCACCCGATTCGCCGGCGACCGCGACGAGCCGGGATTCGCCGGCACGCTCGCCCAGGGCTGGGCGTTGCGCATCATGACCGGCTCGGCCGTGCCGAACGGAGCGGACCGCGTCATTGCGGTGGAGGAGACGGTGTGCGCGGGCGAACGGGTGCGGCCGACCGCCGAGGTCGCTGTTGGCGCCGCCATTCGGCGGCGAGGGGAGATTGTCCGTCAGGGCGCTCCGCTGCTGTCCGCGGGTGCGCTTCTCACCCCGGCGGCGCTCGCGCTCCTCGCCAGCCAGGGCATCGGCGAGGTCGAAGTCCACCGCGCGCCGCGCCTGGCACTTCAGCTCACCGGCAACGAGATCGTGCCGCCCGAGGCGACTCCGGCACCCGGCCAGCTGCGCGACTCCCACAGCGATTTTCTCGTCGCGGAGCTCGAGCGGATGAACCTGCCCGTGCGTCCGCTCGGGATCGCGCGCGACGACCTCGATGGCCTGACGACGAGCCTGCGAGCCGGCCTCGAGGGCCGGGACGTCCTGCTCTGCTGCGGTGGCGTCTCGATGGGCGAGGCCGACTTCCTGGCGCCCGCTCTCGCCCGGCTCGGCTTCGAGACGCTCTTCCATGGTGTGGCGATCCAGCCCGGGAAGCCGCTCCTCGTCGCCCATCGCTCCGGCGCCGATGGCGCGCAGCTGGTCTTCGGCCTGCCGGGAAATCCGGCCTCGGTGATGGTCGCCTGGTGGCTCTTCGTCCGCCCGGCGCTCGAGCGCCTGCTGGGAGGACCGGCGGGCTGCTGGGAATCCGCACTGCCCGGCAACCTCGGCAGCCCCCTCGGCGCCGGCCGCAAGCGCGACCGCTTCGTGCCGGCATCCTTGCGAAACGAGGGCGGCCGGCCGATCCTCACGCCGATCTCACCCAAGGGCTCGCACGACCTGCTCGCCTTCGGCCTGGCGGGGGCCCTGGTGCGCATCCGGGCAAGTGCCCCGGCGGTGGTGGCCGGCGCCCCCTGCGAGTGGATGCATCTCGATCGCTGA
- a CDS encoding M20/M25/M40 family metallo-hydrolase — protein MEIVGHLTDSIGPRLTGSPQMKAANDWTLGKFKEWGLANPRLEPWEFGEGWSFSRAEVRMVAPVPAVLAALPKAWTPGTTGVVTGQAMLLEIEKVEDLEPHKGQLAGKILFLSEAPEHKDPTAPVFERYDAVKLDDLASYDIPGDRDADSWREKAKKRRELWLKVADLLVAEGVVATVEVSSFEHGVVRVMGGGGQGLANQPLGVPALVMAVEPYERVLRLLDREQEVLLTIDVAARFHRESTTSWNTLAEIPGTDKSAEVVMAGAHLDSWHAGTGATDNAAGSAVVLEAMRILKALEVKPKRTIRAALWSGEEQGLLGSRAYVKEHFATRPEPTDEAELALPPRWRKATWPVEPKPEHARLAAYFNIDNGGGRVHGIYAQENLGAKLLFEQFIEPLKDLGVTTVTMENTGSTDHVAFDGVGLPGFQFIQDARDYSTRTHHSHIDTYEHLDPADLKQAAVVMASFLYQAAMLDGPFPRKPMPVEPPKKAEKRKPAEAPAAAPAAAPAAATGMAKP, from the coding sequence ATGGAGATCGTCGGGCATCTCACCGACAGCATCGGACCGCGCCTGACCGGTTCGCCACAGATGAAGGCGGCGAACGACTGGACGCTCGGCAAGTTCAAGGAGTGGGGCCTCGCCAACCCCCGTCTCGAGCCCTGGGAGTTCGGCGAAGGCTGGAGCTTTTCGCGTGCCGAGGTGCGAATGGTCGCGCCGGTGCCGGCGGTGCTCGCGGCGCTCCCCAAGGCCTGGACACCGGGGACGACAGGGGTCGTGACCGGCCAGGCGATGCTGCTCGAGATCGAGAAGGTCGAGGATCTGGAGCCGCACAAGGGGCAGCTCGCCGGCAAGATCCTCTTCCTCTCCGAGGCGCCGGAGCACAAGGACCCGACGGCGCCGGTCTTCGAGCGCTACGACGCGGTGAAGCTCGACGACCTCGCGAGCTACGACATCCCGGGGGATCGCGACGCCGACTCGTGGCGCGAGAAGGCGAAGAAGCGCCGCGAGCTCTGGCTCAAGGTCGCCGACCTGCTGGTCGCCGAAGGGGTGGTCGCCACCGTCGAGGTCTCCTCCTTCGAGCATGGGGTCGTGCGGGTCATGGGGGGCGGCGGGCAGGGGCTCGCGAACCAGCCGCTGGGGGTGCCCGCCCTCGTCATGGCGGTCGAACCTTACGAACGCGTCCTGCGCCTTCTCGACCGGGAGCAGGAGGTCCTGCTCACGATCGATGTCGCGGCGCGGTTCCATCGTGAGTCCACGACTTCGTGGAACACCTTGGCCGAGATCCCGGGCACCGACAAGAGCGCCGAGGTCGTCATGGCCGGGGCGCACCTCGACTCGTGGCATGCCGGCACCGGCGCGACCGACAACGCCGCCGGTTCGGCGGTCGTGCTCGAAGCGATGCGGATCCTGAAGGCGCTCGAGGTGAAGCCGAAGCGGACGATCCGCGCCGCGCTGTGGAGCGGTGAGGAGCAGGGCCTGCTCGGTTCGCGGGCCTATGTGAAGGAGCACTTCGCCACGCGCCCCGAGCCGACCGACGAGGCCGAACTGGCGCTTCCGCCGCGCTGGCGCAAAGCGACCTGGCCGGTCGAGCCGAAGCCGGAACATGCCCGGCTCGCGGCCTATTTCAACATCGACAACGGTGGCGGCCGGGTGCACGGGATCTACGCCCAGGAGAACCTCGGGGCGAAGTTGCTCTTCGAGCAGTTCATCGAGCCGTTGAAGGATCTGGGTGTCACCACCGTGACGATGGAGAACACCGGCTCGACCGACCACGTTGCGTTCGACGGCGTCGGCCTCCCCGGTTTTCAGTTCATCCAGGACGCGCGCGACTACAGCACGCGCACGCACCATTCGCACATCGACACCTACGAGCACCTCGACCCGGCGGATCTCAAGCAGGCCGCAGTCGTCATGGCGAGCTTCCTCTACCAGGCCGCGATGCTCGACGGCCCGTTTCCGAGGAAGCCCATGCCGGTGGAGCCGCCGAAGAAAGCCGAGAAGAGGAAGCCGGCGGAGGCCCCGGCAGCGGCTCCCGCCGCGGCTCCGGCGGCTGCGACGGGGATGGCGAAACCGTAG